A window of the Zeugodacus cucurbitae isolate PBARC_wt_2022May chromosome 2, idZeuCucr1.2, whole genome shotgun sequence genome harbors these coding sequences:
- the LOC105218730 gene encoding ABC transporter G family member 23, which translates to MAAVEVRNGYKYYGSKSKPKIILNYLNMNVMRGSIYGLLGASGCGKTTLLSCLVGQRQLNSGEVTVLGMKPGQPGSGIPGSRIGYMPQEIALVDEMTVKETIFYFGRIYGLKEEQIREKFKILRSLLQLPPPRQLVKNCSGGQQRRVSFACAMIHEPELLILDEPTVGLDPMLREKIWDFLVDSTRNSKMAVIITTHYIEEAKKANCIGLMRNGVLLAEDTPINIMIKFECNSIEDAFLILSQKQGDSDVVQPNTINTTQPPAIMHSVEVIDATSPEPNDMCKKLPLVDENDNKTQTTEQDGHCREHENENRKRIFFTTRGRIKALMTKNFVQLFRQPSGIIFMLLFPLIQLTCFYLAIGKTPTNLKLGIVSDEVNDYATCFDRNLRTVFNHNDTCEFQKISCRYINELGDDIAERIYYQTEEDAYNAAKRTEVLGYIMFPSNFSESMKARMEDGRYTEDGAVENSALSVHIDMTDQQIGYFIERKLRDSFGSFVKNVLADCNLPTALASIPIRFHEPVYGSVDIEFQQYVAPGVVMTMVFFLATLMTAAVFISERMDGVWDRTLVAGVSAMEMLWAHLLTQLIIMAFQSFEVIMYIGLVFDTYNKGDTATLIGLLTMTAFCGMLFGLLISVYCKSHTEANFVATGAFYPMIILCGLLWPLEGMPKSLQDIVLFFPFTIPSISARNIIEKGWSITNWQVYNGFIVMSVWIVIFFTLCMVGLKRKA; encoded by the exons ATGGCAGCGGTAGAGGTGCGCAATGGCTACAAATACTATGGCAGTAAATCAAAGCCCAAAATTATACTCAACTACTTGAATATGAATGTAATGCGCGGTTCAAT ATATGGCCTACTTGGTGCCTCAGGTTGCGGCAAAACTACACTACTCTCCTGTTTAGTCGGCCAGCGTCAGCTTAATAGCGGTGAAGTCACAGTTCTAGGCATGAAGCCGGGACAACCGGGCAGTGGTATACCGGGTTCACGTATTGGTTATATGCCACAG gAAATCGCGCTGGTCGATGAGATGACAGTGAAAGAGACCATATTCTATTTTGGACGTATTTATGGTTTGAAGGAAGAACAAATTCgggaaaaattcaaaatattacgTTCACTATTGCAGCTGCCGCCACCAAGACAACTGGTGAAGAATTGTAGCGGTGGTCAGCAGCGACGGGTCTCATTCGCATGCGCCATGATACACGAACCAGAATTACTAATACTAGACGAACCGACAGTGGGTTTAGATCCTATGCTACGTGAGAA AATATGGGACTTTCTTGTGGACAGCACTAGGAATAGCAAAATGGCTGTGATCATTACTACACATTATATAGAAGAGGCGAAGAAAGCCAATTGC ATCGGCTTAATGCGAAATGGTGTGCTATTGGCGGAAGATACGCCAATAAATAtaatgattaaatttgaatgCAATTCCATTGAGGATGCCTTTTTAATATTGAGTCAAAAACAAGGCGACTCGGATGTTGTGCAGCCAAACACGATCAACACCACCCAGCCGCCTGCAATTATGCATTCTGTGGAAGTAATTGACGCAACCTCGCCGGAACCCAACGACATGTGCAAAAAACTACCGTTAGTCGATGAAAAtgacaacaaaacacaaacaaccgAACAAGACGGTCATTGTCGCGAGCATGAAAACGAGAACAGAAAGCGAATATTTTTCACAACACGCGGCAGAATAAAAGCTTTGATGACAAAAAATTTCGTGCAACTATTCCGACAGCCATC cGGAATAATATTTATGCTGCTCTTCCCGTTAATCCAGCTCACGTGCTTTTATTTGGCCATTGGCAAGACGCCAACAAATCTAAAACTCGGCATCGTCAGTGACGAAGTAAACGATTATGCCACATGCTTTGATCGAAATTTGAGGACTGTCTTTAATCACAATGACAcatgcgaatttcaaaagataTCGTGTCGATATATAAACGAGTTGGGTGATGATATCGCTGAGAGA ATATACTACCAAACAGAGGAAGATGCTTATAATGCAGCTAAACGCACTGAGGTCTTGGGTTATATAATGTTCCCCAGCAATTTCTCTGAATCAATGAAAGCACGAATGGAGGATGGACGTTACACGGAGGACGGCGCAGTGGAAAATTCGGCGCTCAGTGTTCACATTGATATGACAG ATCAACAGATCGGCTACTTTATTGAGCGCAAATTACGTGATAGTTTTGGTTCTTTTGTGAAAAACGTGTTGGCTGATTGCAATCTACCAACTGCCTTGGCTAGCATTCCCATACGATTTCACGAACCCGTTTATGGTTCGGTTGATATAGAATTTCAGCAATATGTGGCGCCTGGTGTTGTCATGAC TATGGTGTTCTTTTTGGCTACTTTGATGACTGCAGCCGTCTTCATTTCGGAGCGCATGGATGGTGTGTGGGATCGCACATTGGTAGCTGGAGTATCTGCCATGGAAATGTTGTGGGCGCATCTACTCACACAACTCATTATAATGGCGTTCCAATCTTTTGAGGTTATAATGTATATTGGATTGGTATTTGACACTTACAACAAAGGCGATACAGCAACACTAATTGGCTTATTGACAATGACAGCGTTTTGTGGAATGCTTTTCG gtTTGCTCATATCGGTGTATTGTAAATCGCATACAGAAGCGAATTTCGTGGCCACCGGCGCATTTTATCCAATGATAATTCTGTGTG GACTACTATGGCCACTGGAAGGCATGCCGAAATCTCTACAAGACATTGTCCTATTCTTTCCATTCACGATCCCATCGATATCAGCTcgaaatattatagaaaaaggTTGGTCAATCACAAATTGGCAAGTGTACAATGGCTTCATAGTAATGTCTGTATGGATAGTTATATTCTTTACACTCTGTATGGTGGGCCTTAAACGTAAAGCTTAA